One Thermodesulfobacteriota bacterium DNA segment encodes these proteins:
- a CDS encoding pentapeptide repeat-containing protein, with product MSKLKGRKRFYVFLAPALILLLILIPISLNRAVGGPTTGTLNVRTENDFVSNPDIFAIPGEDLVAVFLESLDCMTLTSDTGDKGSDVIPYRYTAKTEQTFCWQDRDKTSTHYMTLVDDLGAEVLKVAANGDCVTKDIEPGNYDMYLYNGSNIGKNVAVFIVPVDGRSIISTAPEETLESVSTIVDTDRCAGCDLSGANFYDADLREVDLGGAILDDAILADSNLADANLSGASLRNADLSKANLEGADLSGADLSGAILINARLKNADLDGANLEGADLAGTKLADAAPGALVSPNGASSLVSASGIFDETPAVVQCSSAGAIAPGSGEDLEVTAACTVPAGTYHYRNVHIYNGGSLTFEDAVINFWAYNIVIENNSSLIAGTSAAPIGTAGGKLTIHLYGDDQGNGGKGVTCKTDVRCGVPEAIWNSEGASKETLPGGVSDYFYHYHTLPADTGDPNAYFGYKTLAVSYGGTLNLFGKKGSTLPDSLPSSNSGTSWVRLKGTVDVGATQLTVDRPVDWEAGDRIVLTTTDYIPGNSELLEIVAPAVSTTTFNFKVIDKFTGAEVSGGLKHRHNGEPYPLSAVPASFGISLEVEGQPAADTRAAVALLSRSIRIVSAGDTYNSSNPACVYDCFPGVPYYFGGHTSVRQGFKQVQIQGVEFYQLGQGGRMGHYPVHFHMARSTPADTFVKDSSVWDSMTRFMTIHATHGVLLARNVGFMSIGHGYYLEDGTEINNRLYSNIGILVRAAVNNPQNPRQVPGILAWNGNPGAPLVPYNSDIYNPTIFWIMNGWNDFEYNMAAGATGCGVCYWLLSGANSGPSQGMKWESYASLQSGQVVTQGSSTYEINFGRAGMTPLKTFKGNTCTTAMMSFNTVGATDSCIGVADMGPVYNTLAPTPTGDRNQETFYPKVDPGGGRFATRCDGTDCGPTAIPNRCSVADKSRCMVTVLDSYVSSFHWPQQNFAAIWLRPQWYLVMNSFLSDTQNGGLGFVTGGDYLHSSVIPGLWQLATKSVFVGHTQEDNPLASNAGPFNPLSSSNGKIHGLACDTTAANHCRLLNEGVSFPIDNFAVNQRLFNIYDGPNYQDSNAYLDITKTHLGSTCTPASCPQTQGPGVPAWVYTRTIGIPIDKTDNSCVLPNAAIGWKQPNGFYYPPAFHSENLFFHNVDVRHYVLEPLWEPGTYITDDNKVKEDYCTFPASNMFGNFSSVDRQTVLNDDDGSLTGLLSSEFTETISVNLDPFFNAPIEAGECESFNTAKTSPYEYLTTVVFPACASTGSCSKWDRPCTNATCFGVPLERQLLTIEDAADLSTTGVRMAGMDLYQRSMMTLDNAVYYIDTTVSEAKQRETASSVNVFEAGGTYYVFFLYARPNTEQTYELYVGDGLNLGDDVKIQRANIASFPITFNQGPSDWSTVNWEKSYENGVLTVKVNMESFAQEFADTKKDFCQPADFCTLSGDTCGCSNTLPPDQLAACQAGNICGKFAGKDIDCPKNGCPGFSFKLPAQFVADDKGNILQGNGGHRPQPICFGNESPWNIELTRASADVAGSCSTTPIDTPKFCASPTPKPTFAPPTGGPTPVPTPAPTATPPPPTPTPTTTPTVDTDGDGVLDHLDSDSDNDGIPDELEHGSNYEGFFAARDLAGVDLNDIDGDGVPNHLDLDSDGDGISDHEEAGGTGDPNGDGKVDDFLDSNGDGHHDRYDPETGGSPLPLPDSDGDGIPDFLDTTNDGPTDGGSGGSDGGCAIAPPGTGAGGIFGMLMAYALIPAGIFIRRRLRTRAEL from the coding sequence ATGTCGAAGCTGAAGGGGAGAAAGCGTTTCTATGTTTTTCTGGCGCCCGCTCTTATCTTACTACTCATTCTGATACCGATCAGCCTTAACCGTGCGGTTGGAGGGCCTACGACAGGCACCCTGAACGTCCGGACTGAAAACGATTTCGTCTCGAATCCCGACATTTTCGCCATACCGGGTGAAGACCTCGTTGCCGTATTCCTCGAATCGCTCGACTGCATGACCCTTACGAGCGATACGGGCGACAAGGGAAGCGACGTCATTCCTTATAGATATACGGCTAAAACCGAGCAGACGTTCTGCTGGCAGGACCGGGACAAAACGTCAACCCATTACATGACCCTCGTGGACGACCTCGGGGCCGAGGTCTTAAAGGTCGCGGCCAACGGCGACTGTGTGACTAAAGATATAGAGCCCGGGAATTACGATATGTACCTCTACAACGGCAGCAACATCGGCAAAAACGTGGCCGTGTTCATCGTGCCCGTAGACGGGAGGTCCATAATCAGCACGGCCCCCGAAGAGACGCTCGAAAGCGTATCGACGATAGTGGATACGGACAGGTGCGCGGGATGCGACCTCAGCGGGGCCAATTTCTACGACGCAGATCTAAGGGAGGTGGACCTCGGCGGCGCTATCCTCGACGACGCGATACTGGCTGACTCGAACCTCGCCGACGCGAACCTCTCAGGCGCAAGCCTCAGGAACGCCGACCTTTCGAAGGCGAACCTCGAAGGGGCGGACCTCTCGGGGGCCGACCTCTCGGGTGCAATATTAATAAATGCAAGGTTAAAGAATGCAGACCTCGACGGAGCGAACCTCGAAGGGGCCGACCTCGCGGGCACGAAGCTCGCGGACGCCGCCCCCGGGGCGCTCGTTTCACCGAACGGTGCAAGCTCGCTCGTTTCGGCATCCGGCATATTCGACGAAACGCCCGCCGTAGTGCAGTGCAGCTCGGCCGGGGCCATAGCGCCCGGCAGCGGGGAAGACCTCGAAGTGACGGCCGCCTGCACGGTTCCCGCGGGGACGTACCACTACAGGAACGTGCACATATATAACGGCGGCTCGCTCACTTTCGAAGACGCGGTAATAAACTTCTGGGCATATAACATAGTAATCGAGAACAATTCGAGCCTCATAGCCGGGACGTCAGCGGCCCCGATAGGCACCGCGGGCGGTAAGCTCACGATACACCTTTACGGCGACGACCAGGGGAACGGCGGGAAGGGCGTCACGTGCAAGACGGACGTGAGATGCGGCGTGCCGGAAGCGATCTGGAATTCGGAGGGGGCGTCGAAAGAGACGCTCCCCGGAGGCGTCTCGGACTATTTCTATCATTATCATACGCTGCCGGCCGATACCGGCGATCCGAACGCCTACTTCGGTTACAAGACCCTTGCCGTATCTTACGGGGGCACTTTGAACCTGTTCGGCAAAAAGGGCTCGACCCTGCCGGACAGCCTCCCGAGCTCTAATTCGGGCACGAGCTGGGTACGTCTTAAAGGCACCGTAGACGTCGGCGCGACGCAGCTAACCGTGGACCGCCCGGTGGACTGGGAGGCCGGGGACAGGATAGTCCTTACCACGACCGACTACATACCGGGGAACTCCGAGCTTCTCGAAATAGTCGCCCCGGCGGTCAGCACCACGACTTTTAATTTCAAGGTTATCGACAAGTTTACCGGCGCCGAGGTGTCGGGGGGACTTAAGCACAGGCACAACGGCGAGCCCTATCCCCTGAGCGCGGTTCCGGCGTCGTTCGGCATTAGCCTCGAGGTCGAAGGGCAGCCGGCGGCGGATACGAGGGCCGCGGTGGCGCTCCTTTCCCGCAGCATCAGGATTGTTTCGGCCGGAGATACGTATAACTCCTCGAACCCGGCGTGCGTATACGACTGCTTCCCCGGGGTGCCGTATTATTTCGGCGGCCATACGAGCGTGAGGCAGGGATTCAAGCAGGTGCAGATACAGGGCGTCGAGTTCTATCAGCTCGGACAGGGCGGGCGCATGGGGCATTACCCCGTTCACTTCCACATGGCGAGAAGCACCCCGGCCGATACTTTCGTCAAGGACTCGTCCGTCTGGGATTCGATGACGCGTTTCATGACTATACACGCGACGCACGGCGTGCTCCTGGCGAGAAACGTCGGCTTCATGTCGATCGGGCACGGATATTACCTGGAAGACGGAACCGAGATAAACAACAGGCTCTATTCGAACATCGGCATACTCGTCCGGGCGGCGGTGAACAACCCGCAGAACCCGAGGCAGGTGCCCGGCATCCTGGCGTGGAACGGGAACCCGGGCGCGCCCCTCGTTCCGTATAACTCGGACATCTACAACCCGACTATATTCTGGATAATGAACGGCTGGAACGATTTCGAGTACAACATGGCCGCCGGCGCAACGGGATGCGGGGTCTGCTACTGGCTCCTTTCGGGCGCCAACAGCGGCCCGTCGCAGGGCATGAAGTGGGAGTCATACGCCTCGCTTCAGAGCGGCCAGGTCGTAACGCAGGGCAGCTCTACATACGAGATCAACTTCGGAAGGGCCGGCATGACGCCGCTCAAGACATTCAAGGGCAATACCTGTACGACGGCCATGATGTCGTTCAACACCGTCGGGGCCACGGATTCCTGCATCGGCGTGGCCGACATGGGCCCCGTATACAACACGCTGGCCCCGACGCCGACCGGGGACAGGAACCAGGAGACCTTCTATCCGAAGGTCGATCCGGGCGGCGGAAGGTTCGCCACGAGATGCGACGGGACGGACTGCGGCCCGACGGCCATACCCAACAGGTGCAGCGTCGCCGACAAGAGCAGATGCATGGTCACGGTCCTCGACAGCTACGTTTCGTCGTTCCACTGGCCGCAGCAGAACTTCGCGGCCATATGGCTCCGCCCGCAGTGGTACCTGGTCATGAACAGCTTCCTGTCGGATACGCAGAACGGCGGGCTCGGCTTCGTTACGGGCGGCGACTATCTGCATTCGAGCGTTATACCGGGGCTCTGGCAGCTCGCGACTAAGTCCGTCTTCGTCGGCCATACGCAGGAAGACAATCCCCTTGCGTCGAATGCGGGACCGTTTAACCCGCTTTCAAGCAGTAACGGCAAGATTCACGGGCTCGCGTGCGACACGACAGCGGCAAACCACTGCAGGCTCCTGAACGAAGGCGTGAGCTTCCCGATAGACAATTTCGCGGTGAACCAGCGCCTCTTTAACATATACGACGGCCCGAACTACCAGGACTCGAACGCCTATCTCGACATAACCAAGACACACCTCGGCTCTACGTGTACGCCGGCAAGCTGCCCGCAGACCCAGGGGCCGGGCGTTCCGGCGTGGGTGTACACGAGAACCATAGGAATACCCATAGATAAAACGGATAACTCGTGCGTGTTGCCGAACGCCGCCATAGGATGGAAACAGCCGAACGGATTTTACTATCCCCCGGCATTCCATTCGGAGAACCTCTTTTTCCACAACGTAGACGTACGGCACTACGTGCTGGAGCCTCTATGGGAGCCGGGGACATACATCACCGACGATAATAAGGTGAAGGAGGATTACTGCACGTTCCCCGCTTCGAATATGTTCGGCAATTTCAGCAGTGTAGACAGGCAGACGGTGCTCAACGACGACGACGGCTCTTTGACAGGGCTTCTCAGCAGCGAATTCACGGAGACCATATCCGTCAACCTCGATCCGTTCTTCAACGCGCCTATCGAGGCGGGGGAATGCGAATCGTTCAACACGGCGAAAACGAGCCCCTACGAATACCTGACCACGGTCGTTTTCCCCGCCTGTGCGTCCACCGGCTCGTGCAGCAAATGGGACCGGCCGTGCACGAATGCAACCTGTTTCGGTGTTCCGCTCGAAAGGCAGCTCCTGACGATCGAGGATGCGGCGGACCTCTCCACTACGGGCGTAAGGATGGCGGGCATGGACCTTTACCAGAGGAGCATGATGACCCTCGACAACGCCGTGTATTATATAGACACGACCGTATCTGAGGCGAAGCAGAGGGAGACCGCGAGCAGCGTGAACGTCTTCGAAGCCGGAGGGACATATTACGTATTCTTCCTTTATGCCAGGCCGAATACGGAGCAAACCTACGAGCTTTACGTCGGCGACGGGCTTAATCTCGGTGACGATGTGAAGATTCAAAGGGCGAACATCGCCAGCTTCCCGATCACCTTCAACCAGGGCCCTTCGGACTGGAGCACCGTCAACTGGGAAAAGAGCTACGAGAACGGCGTCCTTACGGTTAAGGTCAACATGGAGAGCTTTGCCCAGGAATTCGCCGATACGAAAAAGGATTTCTGCCAGCCGGCGGATTTCTGCACGCTCAGCGGCGACACGTGCGGATGTTCGAACACCCTTCCGCCGGATCAGCTGGCGGCCTGTCAGGCCGGTAACATATGCGGTAAATTCGCGGGCAAGGACATCGACTGCCCGAAGAACGGTTGTCCCGGATTTTCGTTCAAGCTCCCGGCGCAATTCGTCGCGGACGACAAGGGGAATATCCTCCAGGGTAATGGCGGGCACAGGCCCCAGCCGATTTGCTTCGGAAATGAATCTCCGTGGAATATCGAGCTGACCCGAGCTTCGGCCGACGTGGCGGGATCGTGCTCGACCACGCCCATAGACACACCGAAATTCTGCGCTTCACCCACGCCGAAGCCGACGTTCGCGCCGCCCACGGGAGGCCCGACTCCCGTGCCGACTCCGGCGCCCACGGCCACGCCTCCTCCTCCGACACCGACACCGACTACGACTCCGACGGTCGATACAGACGGTGACGGGGTGCTCGACCATCTCGATTCCGATTCGGATAACGACGGCATACCGGACGAGCTGGAGCACGGCTCGAACTATGAGGGATTCTTCGCAGCCAGGGACCTTGCAGGAGTCGACCTGAACGACATCGACGGGGACGGCGTACCCAACCATCTCGACCTCGACTCGGACGGCGACGGCATATCGGACCACGAGGAAGCCGGCGGAACCGGAGACCCGAATGGCGACGGGAAGGTGGACGATTTCCTCGATTCGAACGGGGACGGGCACCACGACCGGTACGACCCTGAAACCGGGGGCTCGCCGCTTCCGCTTCCCGATTCGGACGGGGACGGCATACCCGACTTCCTCGATACGACCAACGACGGCCCGACGGACGGAGGGTCCGGAGGGTCTGACGGGGGATGCGCCATAGCGCCTCCGGGAACCGGAGCGGGCGGCATATTCGGTATGCTTATGGCCTACGCCCTTATACCGGCGGGGATATTTATCAGGAGAAGGCTCCGGACGCGCGCCGAGCTGTGA
- a CDS encoding pentapeptide repeat-containing protein — MCKLKGRKRFYVFLVPALVLLLILIPISLNRAVGGPTSGTLNVRTENDFAANPDIFAIPGEDLVAVFLESLDCMTLTNDTGKKGSDVIPYRYTAKTEQTFCWQDPDETAYHYMSLVDSEGSETLRVDANGDCVTKEIEPGDYDMYLYHGNGSGKNVTVFIVPVDGRSVISTAPEETLESVSTIVDTDRCVGCDLSGANFFDADLREIDLGGAILDDTILANSNLSGANLSGASLRNADLTKANLEGADLSGADLTGAILINARLKNADLDGANLEGADLMGTGLSGTPGALVSSLGEDEPVSLSGIADEAPAVATCTTGAIAAGGGQDLEVTGPCTVPAGTYHYRNVHVYNGGSLTFEDAVINFWAYNIVIENNSSLVAGTPAAPIGTAGGKLTIHLYGDDQGNGGRGVTCKTDVRCGVPEAIWNSEGASKVCLPPNEGGDPTTCQPYDYFYHYHTLPVDTGDPNAYFGYKTLAVSYGGTLNLFGKKGATLPDSLPSSSSGTSWVRLDGTVDVGATEIAVDRPVDWEMGDRIVVTTTDYLPGHSELLEITNLVSNQKFGIKVLNPYTGAEIPGGLKHRHNGSTYPLTTVPGRLGLDVKVDGQPAAETRAAVALLSRSIRIVSAGDTFNAANPTCQYDCLPPAPYHFGGHTSVRQGFKEVHIQGVEFYQLGQGGRMGHYPVHFHMARSTPADTFVKDSSVWDSMTRFMTIHASQGILLARNVGFMSIGHGYYLEDGTEINNKLYSNIGIFARAALDNAQNPRKVPGILAYTATKADTTSVPYHSDYAQPAVFWIMNGWNDFEYNMAAGANACGICYWWLPSAISGSSQQQKWESYASQQSNRGRAGDTPLKNFTGNYCTSAMNAFNTTADISQCLGVGGPGEPVLEPITVGNLSPVPNGDKDAETYYPKLGNLRHPTRCDQTDCSNYPTCSAVNRKDCMVAVLDKFTTAFNWAQTNFSAIWLRPQWYLVINSVVSDSQSAGLTFVTGGDYTQSNFLPGMWQLARQNVFIGNTQSGNPYASNIGPVNKDTTLTCENHSSGGVVANYCLLKDEGISFQLTSFANNQRMFNIYDGPSFEDSNAFLNIKKTVIDDCKPTSQGGNGNCFPSKSMYGRVQGMPVDKAEDVCSIPNAAIAWKQSNGFYYPPAFHSSNLYFGGDVEIRHFVIEPLFKDGHFSFQSDDTRVKEDYCTYTLNNPDPPNGDGKGGLFDGFTAIDRQTILNDDDGSLTGYKNTISVNEDPFFNAPAETIECESEGTAKTSPYEYVTTVVYPGCVGKKDCGGKCRSDGKPCADDSNCAGIPNVDNTCDDTDGFWQSDCGSSFCYGVPLYRQFLNQDEARSEARPQIRMMGMNFFQRSNLTANNGKYYIDTTVSRENQRNGLLLAPLQKPSFNVFTGYTGGEEYYVLLIFAKDTTKQTYQLFVGKGRDKSTPEKLNEIVHAIRSPLKQSRPLDVNTEASWPAKWVRDYDPDTGFLEVTLDLGDFKSEFDAARKDRCQPESFCAWTGDEATGTCGCSEELKTTNPALYDECVKPLGDNKNNICSWAVRAIDCPEGGCYGFAFTLPAGYTPPAEPVTHPATTCFPEDADWNVQFTAVSQEIAGSCFESNPPKPNFCAGGGQGGDPTPPQATPPPSPPPPPPPTSTPSPEPEPTPEPTPTGEVLTMETDEPPGENCEFGGTKIETGLDLNENGVLDEDEITDTTYACNDEEAGGGSGGSNCALAPSGSGAGSLAGLLVYSLLPAGILVRRRFRRAH; from the coding sequence ATGTGTAAATTGAAGGGGAGAAAGCGTTTCTATGTTTTCCTTGTACCCGCACTTGTATTACTTCTGATTCTGATTCCGATCAGCCTTAACAGGGCCGTTGGGGGGCCGACGAGCGGCACCCTGAACGTCCGGACCGAAAACGATTTTGCCGCAAATCCCGACATATTCGCCATACCCGGTGAAGACCTCGTTGCCGTATTCCTCGAATCGCTCGATTGCATGACGCTGACGAACGACACGGGGAAGAAGGGAAGCGACGTCATTCCTTATAGATACACGGCTAAAACGGAGCAGACATTCTGCTGGCAAGACCCTGACGAGACGGCGTATCATTACATGAGCCTCGTGGACAGCGAGGGCAGCGAGACGCTCAGGGTAGATGCCAACGGGGACTGTGTAACGAAGGAAATAGAGCCGGGCGATTACGATATGTACCTCTATCACGGTAATGGTTCCGGCAAGAACGTTACGGTGTTCATAGTCCCCGTGGACGGGAGGTCCGTCATAAGCACGGCGCCGGAAGAGACGCTCGAAAGCGTGTCGACGATAGTGGATACGGACAGGTGCGTCGGATGCGACCTCAGCGGCGCAAACTTCTTCGACGCCGACCTGAGGGAGATCGACCTCGGCGGCGCTATCCTCGACGACACGATTCTAGCCAATTCGAACCTTTCCGGAGCGAATCTTAGCGGCGCGAGTCTCAGGAACGCGGACCTTACGAAGGCCAACCTCGAGGGGGCCGACCTCTCGGGGGCGGACCTCACAGGCGCAATATTAATAAATGCAAGGCTGAAGAATGCAGACCTCGACGGAGCGAACCTCGAAGGCGCGGACCTTATGGGCACCGGGCTCTCGGGGACGCCCGGGGCCCTCGTTTCGTCCCTGGGCGAGGACGAGCCGGTTTCGTTGTCCGGAATAGCCGACGAGGCGCCCGCGGTGGCGACGTGCACGACGGGCGCCATAGCGGCCGGGGGCGGTCAGGACCTCGAAGTGACGGGTCCGTGCACGGTTCCCGCGGGGACGTACCACTACAGGAACGTGCATGTATATAACGGCGGGTCTCTTACGTTCGAGGACGCGGTAATAAACTTCTGGGCATATAACATAGTGATCGAGAACAATTCGAGCCTCGTAGCGGGGACGCCCGCGGCCCCGATAGGGACTGCAGGCGGAAAACTGACGATACACCTCTACGGGGACGACCAGGGGAACGGGGGCCGCGGGGTAACGTGCAAGACGGACGTCAGGTGCGGCGTGCCGGAGGCCATATGGAACTCGGAAGGGGCAAGCAAGGTGTGCCTCCCGCCCAACGAAGGCGGCGATCCGACGACCTGCCAACCGTATGATTATTTCTACCACTACCACACGCTTCCTGTCGATACCGGCGATCCGAACGCCTACTTCGGTTACAAGACCCTTGCCGTATCTTACGGAGGCACTTTGAACCTGTTCGGCAAAAAGGGCGCGACCCTGCCGGATAGCCTTCCGAGCTCGAGTTCGGGCACGAGCTGGGTCCGCCTCGATGGAACCGTAGACGTCGGCGCGACGGAGATTGCCGTCGACCGCCCGGTGGACTGGGAAATGGGAGACAGGATAGTCGTTACGACGACCGATTATCTCCCCGGGCACTCCGAGCTTTTAGAGATCACTAACTTGGTAAGCAATCAAAAATTCGGGATCAAGGTGCTAAACCCCTATACCGGCGCGGAGATACCCGGCGGACTGAAGCACAGGCATAACGGGTCTACCTACCCGCTGACCACAGTTCCCGGGCGTTTGGGGCTGGATGTAAAGGTCGACGGGCAGCCGGCCGCGGAAACGAGGGCGGCTGTCGCCCTCCTGTCCCGAAGCATACGCATAGTTTCGGCGGGGGATACGTTCAACGCCGCAAATCCCACCTGCCAGTACGACTGCTTACCACCCGCTCCGTATCATTTCGGCGGGCATACGAGCGTAAGGCAGGGGTTTAAAGAGGTGCATATACAGGGCGTCGAGTTCTACCAGCTCGGCCAGGGCGGACGCATGGGGCATTATCCCGTTCACTTCCACATGGCGAGGAGCACCCCGGCCGATACTTTCGTCAAGGACTCGTCCGTCTGGGATTCGATGACGCGCTTCATGACCATACACGCGAGCCAGGGCATACTCCTGGCGAGAAACGTCGGCTTCATGTCCATAGGTCACGGGTATTACCTGGAAGACGGAACCGAGATAAACAACAAGCTCTATTCGAACATCGGGATTTTCGCGAGGGCCGCGCTCGACAACGCGCAGAACCCGCGAAAGGTGCCCGGCATTCTGGCGTACACGGCTACGAAGGCCGATACCACGTCCGTCCCCTATCATTCCGATTACGCACAGCCGGCGGTGTTCTGGATAATGAACGGCTGGAACGATTTCGAATACAACATGGCGGCCGGCGCGAACGCCTGCGGAATATGCTACTGGTGGCTTCCGAGCGCCATAAGCGGCTCGTCGCAGCAGCAAAAGTGGGAATCCTACGCGTCGCAGCAGAGTAACCGCGGGAGGGCCGGCGATACGCCGCTCAAGAACTTTACGGGGAATTACTGCACGTCGGCCATGAACGCCTTTAATACGACTGCCGATATCAGCCAGTGCCTGGGAGTCGGCGGGCCGGGCGAGCCTGTCCTGGAGCCCATTACGGTGGGCAATCTCTCGCCCGTGCCGAACGGGGACAAGGATGCCGAGACGTATTATCCCAAGCTCGGGAACCTCCGCCATCCGACGCGGTGCGACCAGACCGACTGCAGCAACTACCCGACTTGCAGCGCGGTTAACCGGAAGGACTGCATGGTCGCCGTGCTGGACAAGTTCACTACCGCCTTTAACTGGGCGCAGACGAATTTTTCGGCCATATGGCTCCGCCCGCAGTGGTACCTGGTCATAAACAGCGTCGTGTCGGATTCGCAGAGCGCGGGCCTGACGTTCGTAACGGGGGGCGACTATACGCAGTCGAATTTCCTTCCGGGCATGTGGCAGCTGGCGAGGCAGAACGTTTTCATCGGCAATACGCAGTCGGGTAACCCCTACGCCTCGAATATCGGCCCCGTGAACAAGGACACCACGCTTACGTGCGAGAACCATTCAAGCGGGGGAGTCGTAGCCAATTACTGCCTGCTGAAAGACGAGGGCATAAGCTTTCAGCTTACGTCGTTCGCAAACAACCAGCGTATGTTCAACATATACGACGGGCCGAGCTTCGAAGACTCAAACGCCTTTCTCAATATCAAGAAGACCGTTATAGACGACTGCAAGCCGACGAGCCAGGGCGGAAACGGCAACTGCTTCCCGAGCAAGTCCATGTACGGCAGGGTGCAGGGGATGCCCGTGGATAAGGCGGAAGACGTCTGCAGCATCCCGAATGCCGCCATCGCGTGGAAGCAGTCAAACGGCTTTTACTACCCGCCTGCGTTCCATTCGTCCAATCTGTATTTCGGCGGCGACGTGGAAATCCGCCATTTCGTGATCGAGCCCCTCTTTAAAGACGGCCATTTCTCGTTCCAGAGCGACGACACGCGGGTTAAGGAAGACTACTGCACCTATACGCTCAACAACCCCGACCCCCCGAACGGCGACGGCAAGGGAGGGCTTTTCGACGGATTCACGGCGATAGACAGGCAAACGATCCTGAACGACGACGACGGCTCGCTGACCGGATACAAGAACACGATATCGGTGAACGAGGACCCGTTCTTCAACGCCCCGGCGGAAACCATCGAATGCGAGTCCGAAGGGACCGCCAAGACGAGCCCCTACGAATACGTCACGACGGTGGTCTATCCCGGCTGCGTCGGTAAGAAGGACTGCGGCGGTAAATGCAGGTCGGACGGCAAGCCGTGCGCCGACGACAGCAACTGCGCAGGCATACCGAACGTGGACAACACGTGCGACGATACAGACGGGTTCTGGCAGAGCGACTGCGGGAGCTCTTTCTGCTACGGGGTCCCGCTCTACAGACAGTTCCTGAACCAAGATGAAGCGCGCAGCGAAGCAAGGCCCCAGATCCGCATGATGGGGATGAACTTCTTCCAGCGGAGCAACCTGACGGCGAACAACGGTAAATATTACATAGACACGACCGTATCGAGGGAGAACCAGAGGAACGGCTTGCTGCTGGCCCCGCTGCAGAAGCCGTCCTTCAACGTATTCACCGGTTATACCGGCGGGGAGGAATATTACGTGCTCCTTATTTTCGCGAAGGACACGACGAAACAGACGTACCAGTTATTCGTCGGAAAGGGCAGGGACAAATCGACTCCCGAAAAGCTCAACGAAATCGTTCACGCGATAAGGTCGCCTCTTAAGCAGAGCAGGCCGCTCGACGTAAACACGGAAGCGAGCTGGCCCGCCAAATGGGTCAGAGACTACGATCCGGATACCGGCTTCCTGGAAGTGACGCTTGATCTAGGCGATTTCAAATCCGAGTTCGACGCCGCCAGGAAGGACAGATGCCAGCCGGAGAGCTTCTGTGCGTGGACGGGAGACGAAGCGACCGGCACTTGCGGATGCTCCGAAGAGCTTAAGACTACGAACCCGGCCCTTTACGACGAATGTGTGAAGCCGCTCGGCGACAACAAGAACAATATATGCAGCTGGGCAGTGAGAGCTATCGATTGCCCCGAAGGCGGATGCTACGGGTTTGCCTTCACGCTCCCTGCCGGGTACACGCCGCCCGCTGAGCCCGTCACTCACCCGGCGACGACCTGCTTCCCCGAGGATGCTGACTGGAACGTGCAATTCACCGCGGTGTCGCAGGAAATAGCCGGAAGCTGCTTCGAATCCAATCCGCCTAAGCCGAATTTCTGCGCAGGCGGGGGACAGGGAGGAGATCCGACTCCACCGCAGGCTACGCCGCCTCCTTCTCCTCCTCCTCCCCCTCCCCCAACATCCACCCCGTCGCCCGAGCCCGAGCCGACCCCGGAGCCCACACCGACTGGTGAGGTCTTGACCATGGAAACGGACGAGCCGCCGGGCGAGAACTGCGAGTTCGGAGGCACGAAGATCGAGACCGGCCTCGACCTGAACGAGAACGGCGTTCTCGACGAGGACGAGATAACGGACACCACGTATGCTTGTAACGATGAAGAAGCGGGAGGGGGCTCGGGCGGCAGCAACTGCGCGCTTGCGCCTTCGGGTAGCGGAGCCGGATCGCTCGCCGGGCTCCTCGTTTACTCTTTACTCCCGGCAGGTATTCTCGTCAGGAGAAGGTTTCGCAGAGCGCATTAG
- a CDS encoding peptide chain release factor-like protein has product MSVFGVNPGKEAALRGRMAGCGILESDLEESFVRSRGPGGQNVNKVSTCVRLRHLPTGITVRVDKDRSRGVNRFLARRELLSRYEETVLGKKPEKEILREKIRKQKKRRARRAGAKTSPPGPGTDGNS; this is encoded by the coding sequence ATGAGTGTTTTCGGAGTCAATCCCGGCAAGGAGGCCGCGCTCAGGGGGCGCATGGCCGGTTGCGGGATACTGGAAAGCGACCTCGAAGAAAGCTTCGTAAGGTCGCGGGGACCCGGGGGCCAGAACGTGAACAAGGTCTCGACGTGCGTCAGGCTCAGGCACCTCCCTACCGGCATAACCGTCAGGGTGGACAAGGACCGCTCGCGGGGCGTGAACCGCTTCCTCGCCCGGAGGGAGCTCCTTTCGAGGTATGAAGAAACCGTTCTCGGGAAGAAGCCGGAGAAGGAAATCCTCCGCGAGAAGATACGAAAGCAGAAAAAGAGAAGGGCCCGCAGGGCGGGCGCTAAAACCTCGCCGCCGGGACCCGGCACGGACGGGAACAGTTAA